The Oncorhynchus tshawytscha isolate Ot180627B linkage group LG02, Otsh_v2.0, whole genome shotgun sequence genome contains the following window.
tgcgcaactcaatattaggaaggtattcctaatTTTTTGTTTACTCTGTATGTCCTTTGACACTCCATAATGACCCATTTTAGGCTTGTCCGTCTATCTAGGCATTAGTTACTTGCATTACCAGTTTGTGGCTAGCTGCGAGGCTCGAACGCTAGTGGTGTGCTGTTGTAGTATGTCTGTTACTGTTAACTGAATATCAAATGAAAGACTAGTATGCCAATGAATGCTTCCTTTTCTGTGATTTACAGTGTTTGTGATGtcaacatggagagagatgacaATCAagaaaagggagagatggaggagataaAGAGTGAGAATCCATCCTCTGACTGCACACTGTCAACTGGTAATGAAATGCCTTTCTAATAGCATGTGATATCTAATCTATAATGAAAGATAGCTAATCTTTAATGACATCCAGCTGATCTTGACATGCCTCCACTCAGTAAGTAGGGGGATCAGCAGTGTTTGTAATTATTTTACTGAGTTCATTTGTTTGATTTTCAGGTTCTGCTGATCTCACTTCTGCTCTGCCCTCTGAAAATCACACAGTTGCTGAGCCTGCTGTGCCAGTGGGAGGAGACGACGGCACCAAAGTGACTTTAGAGGAGCCTAAGAATCCACCTCCATCAGATACTATGGGTGAGGAGGGGACCCAGGAACTAGAACTGGCCACTGATCAGGAACTAGAACCGGCCCCTGTCCAGGAACTAGAACCGGCCCCTGTCCAGGAACTAGAACCGGCCCCTGTCCAGGAACTAGAACCGGTCCCTGACCAGGAACTAGAACCGGCTCCTGACCAGGTAAAAGATGAAGAGACTGATGAGTGCAATAAGACAGAATATCATAACAGTTCAGGTGGTCAACCAGAGACTGTGCCAGAAGAGGCTTCATCTTCAGCTGAGAATGTGCAGGACGACTCAGGGGAGTTTGTGGTCACTATGTTGGCCAGAGGTAAACTGGAGGAACAAGATATGGGAGTGAAGGGGATGTCCTCTTCACTTTCAGAGACTGGTGCCCCAGAGGCCCCCCCATCCTACCGTGATGAAGACGTGATGGCTGAGAGCTGGAGGCAGCACAGGAAGCATGTGTTTGTCCTGAGTGAGGCAGGGAAACCAATCTACTCCCGCTACGGCAGTGAAGAGGCCCTGTCGTCCACCATGGGAGTCATGATGGCACTGGTGTCCTTTGTCCAGAGTAGTGACAACATGATCCGCTCTGTCTACTCAGGTGAGCATTTCTAGAATTTCCTTACATTCTTGACTATGACAATAAGTTACTATAGGTGTTTTTGTATCATACTTGGCTCCTTCTGTACAGCTTTACATCATGATGTTTCCCTGTGTCTCTACTCTTCCCTCAGACGGGCACACGGTGGTGTTCATGCAGAAGGGTCCTCTGGTGCTGGTGTCTGTGTCAAGCAGCCGTCAGTCAGAGCAGCAGCTGCGTGCTGAGCTGCTGTACGTCTACTACCAGATCATCAGCATGCTCACCCAGGCCAGCATCACACGCATCTTCGAACACAAGAAGAACTATGACCTGCGGCGACTACTGGCCGGCTCCGAGAAGATCCTGGATGGCCTCCTTAACCTGGTGGACTCAGACCCCAGCTTCCTGCTGGCAGCGGTGCACTGCTTGCCCCTGACTTCCTCTCTCAGGGACTCCCTCAGCCAGATCCTACAGAAGGCCATCACCCCAAACCTGGTCTTCTCCATCCTCATTGCCAAGAACCAGCTGCTCACCATTGTCCAGGAGAAGACGGTGATTGAGGACACCAGGCTGGAGCCTGCTGATGTCCACCTGCTGCTCAACCTCATTGGGGCCTCCTCTGCCTTCCAGGCTGGAGAGATCTGGACTCCCATCTGCCTGCCTCTCTTTAACCCTGACTGTTACTTCTATGCCTACATCTCCTACCTGGACCCCCCAGAATGCACTGTGTGTCTGCTGCTGCTCTCCACGGATAAGGAGGCTTTTTACGCGGTGGCAGAGTGTAAGAGGAGGATAGAGTTGGCCATGCTGGCTCAGAGCTCTCTGAGGCTCATTGCCAATGCCCACTCCTACAGC
Protein-coding sequences here:
- the LOC112247310 gene encoding vacuolar fusion protein MON1 homolog B isoform X1; this translates as MNPVTIGIMDVLFVCDVNMERDDNQEKGEMEEIKSENPSSDCTLSTGSADLTSALPSENHTVAEPAVPVGGDDGTKVTLEEPKNPPPSDTMGEEGTQELELATDQELEPAPVQELEPAPVQELEPAPVQELEPVPDQELEPAPDQVKDEETDECNKTEYHNSSGGQPETVPEEASSSAENVQDDSGEFVVTMLARGKLEEQDMGVKGMSSSLSETGAPEAPPSYRDEDVMAESWRQHRKHVFVLSEAGKPIYSRYGSEEALSSTMGVMMALVSFVQSSDNMIRSVYSDGHTVVFMQKGPLVLVSVSSSRQSEQQLRAELLYVYYQIISMLTQASITRIFEHKKNYDLRRLLAGSEKILDGLLNLVDSDPSFLLAAVHCLPLTSSLRDSLSQILQKAITPNLVFSILIAKNQLLTIVQEKTVIEDTRLEPADVHLLLNLIGASSAFQAGEIWTPICLPLFNPDCYFYAYISYLDPPECTVCLLLLSTDKEAFYAVAECKRRIELAMLAQSSLRLIANAHSYSVSQVGVSDLRHFMYKPFDVPDNHKQLTQFTSPEMEAPYSTEEERMRLLDLYRYMHSRIHSSSRPLKLIYHVAERETLLAWVTSKFELYTCFSPLVTKARAINAITKLLRWIKKEEDRLFIRYPPKYSTTPNPSKSSRKSDQQDSTDNGFASLL
- the LOC112247310 gene encoding vacuolar fusion protein MON1 homolog B isoform X2, producing the protein MNPVTIGIMDVLFVCDVNMERDDNQEKGEMEEIKSENPSSDCTLSTVAEPAVPVGGDDGTKVTLEEPKNPPPSDTMGEEGTQELELATDQELEPAPVQELEPAPVQELEPAPVQELEPVPDQELEPAPDQVKDEETDECNKTEYHNSSGGQPETVPEEASSSAENVQDDSGEFVVTMLARGKLEEQDMGVKGMSSSLSETGAPEAPPSYRDEDVMAESWRQHRKHVFVLSEAGKPIYSRYGSEEALSSTMGVMMALVSFVQSSDNMIRSVYSDGHTVVFMQKGPLVLVSVSSSRQSEQQLRAELLYVYYQIISMLTQASITRIFEHKKNYDLRRLLAGSEKILDGLLNLVDSDPSFLLAAVHCLPLTSSLRDSLSQILQKAITPNLVFSILIAKNQLLTIVQEKTVIEDTRLEPADVHLLLNLIGASSAFQAGEIWTPICLPLFNPDCYFYAYISYLDPPECTVCLLLLSTDKEAFYAVAECKRRIELAMLAQSSLRLIANAHSYSVSQVGVSDLRHFMYKPFDVPDNHKQLTQFTSPEMEAPYSTEEERMRLLDLYRYMHSRIHSSSRPLKLIYHVAERETLLAWVTSKFELYTCFSPLVTKARAINAITKLLRWIKKEEDRLFIRYPPKYSTTPNPSKSSRKSDQQDSTDNGFASLL
- the LOC112247310 gene encoding vacuolar fusion protein MON1 homolog B isoform X5 codes for the protein MAESWRQHRKHVFVLSEAGKPIYSRYGSEEALSSTMGVMMALVSFVQSSDNMIRSVYSDGHTVVFMQKGPLVLVSVSSSRQSEQQLRAELLYVYYQIISMLTQASITRIFEHKKNYDLRRLLAGSEKILDGLLNLVDSDPSFLLAAVHCLPLTSSLRDSLSQILQKAITPNLVFSILIAKNQLLTIVQEKTVIEDTRLEPADVHLLLNLIGASSAFQAGEIWTPICLPLFNPDCYFYAYISYLDPPECTVCLLLLSTDKEAFYAVAECKRRIELAMLAQSSLRLIANAHSYSVSQVGVSDLRHFMYKPFDVPDNHKQLTQFTSPEMEAPYSTEEERMRLLDLYRYMHSRIHSSSRPLKLIYHVAERETLLAWVTSKFELYTCFSPLVTKARAINAITKLLRWIKKEEDRLFIRYPPKYSTTPNPSKSSRKSDQQDSTDNGFASLL
- the LOC112247310 gene encoding vacuolar fusion protein MON1 homolog B isoform X3; protein product: MERDDNQEKGEMEEIKSENPSSDCTLSTGSADLTSALPSENHTVAEPAVPVGGDDGTKVTLEEPKNPPPSDTMGEEGTQELELATDQELEPAPVQELEPAPVQELEPAPVQELEPVPDQELEPAPDQVKDEETDECNKTEYHNSSGGQPETVPEEASSSAENVQDDSGEFVVTMLARGKLEEQDMGVKGMSSSLSETGAPEAPPSYRDEDVMAESWRQHRKHVFVLSEAGKPIYSRYGSEEALSSTMGVMMALVSFVQSSDNMIRSVYSDGHTVVFMQKGPLVLVSVSSSRQSEQQLRAELLYVYYQIISMLTQASITRIFEHKKNYDLRRLLAGSEKILDGLLNLVDSDPSFLLAAVHCLPLTSSLRDSLSQILQKAITPNLVFSILIAKNQLLTIVQEKTVIEDTRLEPADVHLLLNLIGASSAFQAGEIWTPICLPLFNPDCYFYAYISYLDPPECTVCLLLLSTDKEAFYAVAECKRRIELAMLAQSSLRLIANAHSYSVSQVGVSDLRHFMYKPFDVPDNHKQLTQFTSPEMEAPYSTEEERMRLLDLYRYMHSRIHSSSRPLKLIYHVAERETLLAWVTSKFELYTCFSPLVTKARAINAITKLLRWIKKEEDRLFIRYPPKYSTTPNPSKSSRKSDQQDSTDNGFASLL
- the LOC112247310 gene encoding vacuolar fusion protein MON1 homolog B isoform X4 — translated: MERDDNQEKGEMEEIKSENPSSDCTLSTVAEPAVPVGGDDGTKVTLEEPKNPPPSDTMGEEGTQELELATDQELEPAPVQELEPAPVQELEPAPVQELEPVPDQELEPAPDQVKDEETDECNKTEYHNSSGGQPETVPEEASSSAENVQDDSGEFVVTMLARGKLEEQDMGVKGMSSSLSETGAPEAPPSYRDEDVMAESWRQHRKHVFVLSEAGKPIYSRYGSEEALSSTMGVMMALVSFVQSSDNMIRSVYSDGHTVVFMQKGPLVLVSVSSSRQSEQQLRAELLYVYYQIISMLTQASITRIFEHKKNYDLRRLLAGSEKILDGLLNLVDSDPSFLLAAVHCLPLTSSLRDSLSQILQKAITPNLVFSILIAKNQLLTIVQEKTVIEDTRLEPADVHLLLNLIGASSAFQAGEIWTPICLPLFNPDCYFYAYISYLDPPECTVCLLLLSTDKEAFYAVAECKRRIELAMLAQSSLRLIANAHSYSVSQVGVSDLRHFMYKPFDVPDNHKQLTQFTSPEMEAPYSTEEERMRLLDLYRYMHSRIHSSSRPLKLIYHVAERETLLAWVTSKFELYTCFSPLVTKARAINAITKLLRWIKKEEDRLFIRYPPKYSTTPNPSKSSRKSDQQDSTDNGFASLL